DNA from Pelobacter propionicus DSM 2379:
CACAAGCCCTTTTTTGCCCGTTTCAGTCGGGATGACCTGCGCATGGCGAGGGAGGCGCTGGAGAAACTTTCCATCCTGCACCTGGAGGATCGGCCCTATACGGAGATCAGTGGCGGCGAACGGCAACTGGCGCTGATCGCCCGGGCCATGACCCAGGGGGCCCACACCTTCATCTTCGACGAGCCAGCCAACGGCCTGGATTACGGCAACCAGATCCGGCTTTTGGAGGAGTTGGTCAACCTGAGCAGCGAGGGGTACACCTTCATAAAATCGACCCATTTCCCCGACCACGCCCTCTGGGTGGCGGACCGGGTGCTGATGATGAAAGAGGGAAACATTATCGCCAACGGCAGTTCGGACGAGACCATTACCCGAGAGAACCTGTACTCCCTGTACGGCAGGGAGGTGGACATCCATAGCCTGAAAGAGAACTTCAGGGTATGCGTGCCCAGCAGGCTGGGAGCGGCCTCGAATACACACTGATTGGCCGACGAACGCGTCAGGCCACGGGAAGGAGAATCATTGATGGTTCAGATTACGGATGTTCATGAGGTGTTGGAGCGTTGTGTGGAATACCACGGCCACTTTTGCGCCGGCCAGTCCCTGGGGGTGCGCATCGCCAAGAAAGGGCTGGAGCTGATCGGGGCGGAGGATCAGAAGGATCTGATCGTCTTCGTTGAAAACGACCGCTGCATCGCCGATGCGGTGCTGATGGCCACCGGCACCCGCCTGGGAAGGCGCAGCCTGAAGTTTGTCGACTACGGCAAGATGGCGGCCACCTTCATCAACCTGAAGAAGGACCTTGCCTACCGGGTCGGACTTAAACCGGTGGACCATGAGGAGACACCCCCTGAGGGTGAACAGGATGACATGAAGGATCGGGTTCTGACCCTGGCCGATGAGGAACTGCTCTTCTGGAATCGGGTCAGGGTCAGCCTGAAGAAGGAACAGCTTCCGGGCAAGCCGGAACGGATCGTCCGCTGTGCGGTCTGCGGCGAGAAGGTGTTCGACGCCAAGGATATCATGGCTGAGGAGGAGAGCGCCGGTCCGCTCTGCGTCTCCTGTGCCCATGGCGCCTACTACCAGGCGGGGGAATAGGCTATGGATTGGCTCAAAAATCTCGTGGATTACGGCGTGATTTCGCTTTTGGCGCTGCTGAGCGTCGTTGCCGTCAGCTGTGCCATCGAACGCTATCTGACCTACCGGCGGATTGAACTGAACGATTATCAGGACAAGAAATCCCTGGAGCTGGAGCTGACCTCGCGGTTGCACCTGATCGCTACGGTGGGGAGCAACGCCCCCTATCTGGGGCTCTTGGGCACGGTGCTGGGGATCATGCTGACCTTCGCCACCATGGGCAGGGAGGGGTTCATGGACACCTCCAAGGTCATGGTCGGCCTGGCCCTGGCCATGAAGGCCACCGCGGCCGGGCTGTGCGTGGCCATCCCCTCCACGGTCCTCTACAACCTGCTGCTGCGGCGGGTCAAGGTGCTCATGTTCAGATGGGAGATCATGAATGGAAGAAAAGGAATTTGACTACATCAACATCATCCCGTTCGTGGACATCATGCTGGTGCTCCTGACCATCGTGCTGACCACCTCCACCTTCATCGCCAGCGGCGGCATCCCGGTCAATCTCCCCAAGGCCTCGCGCAGCAATCAGGAGGTCATCAAGACCAGGACCATCCAGGTGGACGTGAACGGTACCGTCATCTTCGACGGCCAT
Protein-coding regions in this window:
- a CDS encoding ABC transporter ATP-binding protein, which encodes MLLQADNITFSYSTRTVLHDVSFSIRKGEIVSLLGPNGCGKTTLLKLLLGLHHPKEGGAVRFEGKKLSSINRKTLARSIAYVPQFHRASFAYRVIDVVLMGRMPHKPFFARFSRDDLRMAREALEKLSILHLEDRPYTEISGGERQLALIARAMTQGAHTFIFDEPANGLDYGNQIRLLEELVNLSSEGYTFIKSTHFPDHALWVADRVLMMKEGNIIANGSSDETITRENLYSLYGREVDIHSLKENFRVCVPSRLGAASNTH
- a CDS encoding ExbD/TolR family protein, with translation MEEKEFDYINIIPFVDIMLVLLTIVLTTSTFIASGGIPVNLPKASRSNQEVIKTRTIQVDVNGTVIFDGHILTMPALATVLRPLDRATPFLIRADRDISLQGFVDVLDTVKSCGFSRVSLQTESRQ
- a CDS encoding FmdE family protein codes for the protein MVQITDVHEVLERCVEYHGHFCAGQSLGVRIAKKGLELIGAEDQKDLIVFVENDRCIADAVLMATGTRLGRRSLKFVDYGKMAATFINLKKDLAYRVGLKPVDHEETPPEGEQDDMKDRVLTLADEELLFWNRVRVSLKKEQLPGKPERIVRCAVCGEKVFDAKDIMAEEESAGPLCVSCAHGAYYQAGE
- the exbB gene encoding TonB-system energizer ExbB codes for the protein MDWLKNLVDYGVISLLALLSVVAVSCAIERYLTYRRIELNDYQDKKSLELELTSRLHLIATVGSNAPYLGLLGTVLGIMLTFATMGREGFMDTSKVMVGLALAMKATAAGLCVAIPSTVLYNLLLRRVKVLMFRWEIMNGRKGI